A single Fusobacterium hominis DNA region contains:
- a CDS encoding formate--tetrahydrofolate ligase: protein MKTDIQIAQEARMLNIFQIANQLGLSDDDIEAYGKYKAKIDLNVLKKFEGKKDGKLVLVTAITPTPAGEGKSTVTVGLTQAINKLGYLSVAALREPSLGPVFGIKGGATGGGYSQVIPMEDINLHFTGDLHAIGAAHNLIAACIDNHLHSGNLLNIDINKITWKRCVDMNDRALRNVVIGLGGKANGIPRESSFQITVASEIMAALCLATSLIDLKQKIGNMIFAYDTTGKPLKISDLKIEGAATALLKEAIKPNLVQTLENTPVLIHGGPFANIAHGCNSILATKMALKLSDYTITEAGFAADLGAEKFLDIKCRKGNITPNCIVVVATIRALKHHGGAKELATENVEALKKGISNLDKHVENMKKYNVPVVVAINKFITDTDMEVNFIKEHCDRLNIPVALCEVWEKGGQGGEELAKLVLKELGSEKDNYKPLYPLNMSIEDKIKTICKEIYGASGVEFGKNAKKMLSTIKELNYGDLPVCISKTQKSLSDDPKLLGRPENFIVTINELRISAGAGFIVAMAGDIIDMPGLPKKPAAELIDIDENGKIEGLF, encoded by the coding sequence GTGAAAACAGATATTCAGATTGCACAGGAAGCAAGAATGTTAAATATTTTCCAAATTGCAAATCAATTAGGGCTATCAGATGATGATATTGAAGCTTATGGAAAATATAAAGCAAAAATAGATTTGAATGTTTTAAAAAAATTTGAAGGAAAAAAAGATGGGAAATTAGTTCTTGTTACAGCAATAACACCAACTCCTGCTGGAGAAGGAAAATCAACTGTAACAGTTGGATTAACACAAGCGATAAATAAATTGGGGTATTTATCAGTTGCAGCTTTAAGAGAACCTTCATTAGGACCAGTATTTGGAATTAAAGGAGGAGCTACAGGTGGAGGGTATTCTCAAGTAATACCAATGGAAGATATAAATCTTCATTTCACAGGAGACTTACATGCAATAGGAGCCGCACATAATTTAATAGCTGCATGTATAGATAATCATCTTCATTCTGGAAATTTATTAAATATTGATATCAATAAGATTACATGGAAACGTTGTGTTGATATGAATGATAGAGCATTAAGAAATGTGGTTATTGGACTTGGAGGAAAAGCTAATGGTATACCTCGTGAAAGTTCTTTTCAAATAACTGTAGCCTCAGAAATTATGGCTGCGTTATGTCTTGCTACTTCATTAATTGATTTAAAACAAAAAATTGGAAATATGATATTTGCGTATGATACTACTGGAAAGCCATTAAAAATATCAGATTTAAAAATAGAAGGAGCTGCTACTGCTTTATTAAAAGAAGCAATTAAACCAAATTTAGTTCAGACTTTAGAAAATACACCAGTATTAATTCACGGTGGTCCTTTTGCTAATATTGCTCATGGATGTAATTCAATTTTAGCTACTAAAATGGCTTTAAAATTATCTGATTACACAATAACAGAAGCTGGATTTGCTGCTGATTTAGGGGCTGAGAAATTTTTAGACATCAAGTGTAGAAAAGGAAACATAACTCCAAATTGTATTGTAGTTGTAGCAACGATAAGAGCTTTAAAACATCATGGTGGAGCAAAAGAATTGGCAACAGAAAATGTTGAAGCTTTGAAAAAAGGGATTTCAAACTTAGATAAACATGTAGAAAATATGAAAAAGTATAATGTGCCAGTTGTAGTTGCAATAAATAAATTTATAACAGATACAGATATGGAAGTAAACTTTATTAAAGAACACTGTGATAGATTAAATATTCCAGTAGCTTTATGTGAAGTATGGGAAAAAGGTGGACAAGGTGGAGAAGAATTAGCAAAACTTGTCTTAAAAGAATTAGGAAGTGAAAAAGATAATTATAAACCACTATATCCTTTAAATATGAGTATTGAAGATAAAATTAAAACTATTTGTAAAGAGATATATGGGGCATCAGGTGTTGAATTTGGAAAAAATGCAAAGAAAATGTTATCAACAATAAAAGAATTAAACTATGGTGATTTACCAGTATGTATTTCAAAAACACAAAAGTCGTTATCAGATGATCCAAAACTTTTAGGAAGACCAGAAAATTTTATAGTTACAATAAATGAGCTTAGAATATCAGCAGGAGCAGGCTTTATAGTAGCTATGGCAGGAGATATAATAGATATGCCAGGGCTTCCTAAAAAACCAGCAGCTGAACTTATAGATATAGATGAAAATGGAAAGATAGAAGGGTTGTTCTAA
- the aroQ gene encoding type II 3-dehydroquinate dehydratase, with translation MKIMVINGPNLNFLGIREKNIYGTMSYDSLCSYIHNFCDDIKVDVTILQSNIEGEIINSLQNAYIEKYDGIVINPGAYTHTSIAILDAIKSIDIPVVEVHLSNIYSREEFRHKSITAPGCIGQISGFGTYGYILGILALKNR, from the coding sequence ATGAAAATAATGGTAATAAATGGTCCTAATTTAAATTTTTTAGGGATAAGGGAAAAAAATATCTATGGAACAATGAGTTATGACTCTTTGTGTTCATATATTCATAATTTTTGTGATGATATAAAAGTTGATGTAACTATATTACAAAGTAATATTGAAGGAGAAATAATTAATTCTCTTCAAAATGCATATATTGAAAAATATGATGGTATTGTTATAAATCCAGGTGCATATACTCATACTTCTATAGCTATTTTAGATGCTATAAAAAGCATTGATATTCCAGTTGTAGAAGTACATTTGTCAAATATATATTCTAGAGAAGAGTTTAGGCATAAGTCAATTACAGCTCCAGGGTGTATAGGACAAATCTCCGGATTCGGTACATATGGATATATTCTAGGGATTTTAGCATTGAAAAATAGATAA
- the aroE gene encoding shikimate dehydrogenase, with product MNNLGLVGEKLGHSISPAIHQFIFDYLKINGIYSLLEIDKKDSNNIIEEIEKRDITGFNVTVPYKEKIISQLDTISSEAQKIGAVNTVVLKNGKYEGYNTDYFGIIKMFEGIEVENKICYILGSGGAAKALIVALHDLKAKNIYVVTRDINNKNMIKEKFPYIDMISYSAIEEGDILVNATPVGMYPKIDNTPISENDIKKFKIAVDIIYNPRNTLFLNLAKKHGLTAINGLSMLIQQALKAEEIWQNKELPDNLYDELLKFLKGEN from the coding sequence ATGAATAATTTAGGATTGGTAGGAGAAAAATTAGGACACTCTATTTCTCCTGCAATTCATCAATTTATATTTGATTATTTAAAGATTAATGGGATTTATAGTCTTTTAGAAATAGATAAAAAAGATTCAAATAATATCATCGAAGAAATAGAAAAAAGAGATATTACAGGCTTTAATGTAACTGTACCTTATAAGGAAAAAATTATTTCTCAGCTAGATACAATTTCTAGTGAAGCACAAAAAATAGGAGCAGTTAATACTGTAGTTTTAAAAAATGGGAAGTATGAGGGATACAATACAGATTATTTTGGTATAATAAAAATGTTTGAAGGAATAGAAGTTGAAAATAAAATTTGTTATATATTAGGTAGTGGTGGAGCAGCTAAAGCTTTAATAGTAGCACTACATGATTTAAAAGCTAAAAATATTTATGTTGTAACTAGAGATATTAATAATAAAAATATGATTAAAGAAAAATTTCCTTATATAGATATGATATCATATTCTGCTATAGAAGAGGGAGATATACTAGTTAATGCAACTCCTGTTGGAATGTATCCTAAAATAGATAATACTCCAATTTCAGAAAATGATATAAAAAAATTTAAAATAGCAGTAGATATTATATATAATCCCAGAAATACACTGTTTTTAAATTTAGCTAAAAAACATGGTTTAACGGCAATTAATGGATTATCAATGTTAATTCAACAAGCATTAAAAGCAGAGGAAATTTGGCAAAATAAAGAATTGCCAGATAATTTATATGATGAATTACTTAAATTTTTAAAGGGAGAAAACTAA
- the aroC gene encoding chorismate synthase has protein sequence MGSQWGNNIKLSIFGESHGEGIGIVIDGLTPGMDLDWDYINFQMARRVPGKNKFSTARKESDRVEILSGILNNKTTGAPLCAFIKNSDKKSKDYDMLQSLMRPGHSDYPANRKYKGYNDVRGGGHFSGRLTASLVFAGSLARQILDKKGIKIVGRIKSIGNIVDVDIENDLDILNCIKNIDFPAITKEKEMQTLIEKVRLDRDSVGGVIEVVALGVKAGLGNPFFDSLESTISHMIFSVPGVKGIEFGKGFEISSMLGSESNDEYYFSENEIKTYTNNNGGILGGISNGMPIVVKVAIKPTPSIGKVQKTVNITTSKNSEVEITGRHDPCIVPRAVVVIESVMALAILDQMIGGSYE, from the coding sequence ATGGGTTCACAATGGGGAAATAATATAAAGCTTTCTATTTTTGGAGAATCACATGGTGAAGGAATAGGCATAGTGATAGATGGATTAACTCCAGGAATGGATTTAGATTGGGATTATATAAATTTTCAGATGGCTAGAAGAGTACCTGGAAAGAATAAGTTTTCTACAGCCAGAAAAGAAAGTGATAGAGTCGAAATATTGAGTGGCATTTTAAATAATAAAACTACTGGAGCACCACTATGTGCATTTATAAAAAATAGTGATAAAAAATCTAAAGATTATGATATGTTACAATCTTTAATGAGACCAGGACACAGTGATTATCCAGCAAATAGAAAATATAAAGGATATAATGATGTTCGAGGCGGAGGACATTTTTCAGGTAGATTAACAGCCTCCTTAGTATTTGCAGGTAGTTTAGCAAGACAAATATTAGATAAAAAAGGAATAAAAATAGTTGGTCGGATAAAGTCTATTGGAAATATTGTAGATGTAGATATTGAAAATGATTTAGATATATTAAATTGTATTAAAAATATTGATTTTCCAGCAATTACAAAGGAAAAAGAGATGCAGACTCTTATAGAGAAAGTACGATTAGATAGAGATTCTGTAGGTGGTGTAATAGAAGTAGTTGCATTGGGTGTAAAAGCAGGATTAGGTAATCCATTTTTTGATTCTTTAGAGAGTACAATTTCACATATGATATTTTCAGTTCCAGGTGTCAAAGGTATTGAGTTTGGAAAAGGATTTGAAATTTCATCTATGTTAGGTAGTGAAAGTAATGATGAATATTATTTTAGTGAAAATGAAATAAAAACATATACAAATAATAATGGTGGGATATTAGGTGGAATTAGTAATGGTATGCCTATAGTTGTAAAAGTTGCTATAAAACCAACACCTTCTATAGGGAAAGTACAAAAAACTGTAAATATTACAACTTCTAAAAATTCTGAAGTTGAGATAACAGGAAGACATGATCCATGTATTGTACCTAGAGCTGTAGTAGTTATAGAATCTGTAATGGCATTAGCTATATTGGATCAAATGATAGGAGGATCATATGAATAA